A section of the Humulus lupulus chromosome 2, drHumLupu1.1, whole genome shotgun sequence genome encodes:
- the LOC133814779 gene encoding uncharacterized protein LOC133814779, with product MAPFSSSYNNKYILLAVDYISKWVEAATTPTCGGKEILKFLHKNNFTRFGTRRAIISDIGIHFYNKSFTTLCAHYGVHHRKALFYHPLANGQVEVSNREIKSILEKTACHLLVELEHRAYWAVKKLNVDPFMAGQNGLLELNELIEFRNEVYENVKIYKEKSMEFHYKRIIRKDFQPGDKVLLFNSQLKLFLGKLKSRWSGPFTVVVSLPYGAVQIHSEKTRHFKVDGQRLKYYLEGPVEQWKSVLLLDPL from the exons ATGGCACCTTTCTCGTCATCTTATAATAACAAGTACATTTTGCTGGCAGTAGATTATatttctaaatgggtggaagctgcaACAACTCCTACTTGTGGTGGTAAGGAGATACTAaaattccttcataaaaataattttaccCGGTTCGGTACTCGaagagcaattattagtgatATAGGAATTCATTTCTACAACAAATCATTCACTACTCTATGCGCTCATTATGGAGTTCATCATCGAAAAGCCTTGTTCTATCATCCACTTGCCaatggtcaagttgaagtgtcaaACCGGGAGATTAAGAGTATTTTAGAGAAGACT GCTTGTCATTTACTGGTGGAACTTGAGCACCGAGCTTATTGGGCAGTAAAAAAGCTGAATGTTGATCCATTTATGGCAGGACAGAATGGGCTTCTGGAATTGAATGAGCTTATTGAATTTCGAAATGAAGTCTATGAGAATgtaaagatttataaagaaaagtctaTGGAATTTCATTATAAAAGGATAATTAGGAAGGATTTCCAACCGGGAGACAAGGTGTTATTATTTAATTCTCAATTGAAGCTTTTTTTGGGAAAATTAAAGTCGAGATGGTCAGGACCATTCACAGTTGTTGTCTCATTGCCTTATGGAGCGGTGCAGATTCATAGTGAGAAGACGAGACACTTTAAGGTggatggtcagagattgaagtaCTATTTGGAAGGACCGGTGGAACAATGGAAGTCTGTGTTGCTTTTGGATCCCCTTTGA